CTCAACAAGCCGCGCTCCACGGAGATCGCCCGCATCCAGAAAGCCGAGATACCGCCGCCAGAGATATGCGTCCCTCCCGGCGCCGAAAAGATCAGGGCAGTCTTCGGCAAGGGCGCCGGCAAGCGCCGTCCTGACCGCATCCTTCGCCCGGTCGTCAGAAAAACCTGCAGCTGCAGAATAGGCCGCAAAACCCGGGTCTCTCGCCCTTCGTATCAGAAAGAGATGCAGGAGGGCGGCGTCCCGGGGAGCGGCGTCGCGACGCATCCACCGGTCGATCCAGAATGATTCCCAGAAAAAATTCAGTGCAACGGTTGTATCCATCTCGTCGTACCTCTCCCGGCTAAGAAGATGATACCTGCGGCGTGATACTCCTGTTGATCCGGTCGCCATACAGGAAGGAAAAAAGGGCTCTTGAGTCCTGTGCGTGGGCGGCCGCGACGCCTTCGCCCGACCTCCCCGGACGACCGACCGCTATCAGGGGTGGACCTGCGGGATGGGACCGGGCAGGGAGTTTCCCGCGTGAAAGAGCGAAGAACAAAAAAATGGCGCTGTTGAAACCCTCGTGCCGGGTTTGATAGCTCTCCTGTAATCGCAGGGAGGGGTGCGGATCCCCCGCCTTCCCCATACTGCCTGCCGGGGGTTTCACCCCATTGGAGCCGATGGGCCCCGGGAAGAGCGAACAGGACGTGCGGGGGCCATATCCCCACCTATCCTGCGCGGGGGTCCGGGGGCAGCAGTCCCCCGGTTCAAGCATGCCAGAATAGGATTTACCATGAAAAACATTTCATGGGGTATGCTTGCGTCCCCTTCCCGGACTCATGCCCAATTCTACAAAGCAAAAAAAATGTACAAAGGGTGAAACCTTTCCAGGGACGCCAGGTTCGCGCCCCCAGAACCTCTTCTGAGTGAGGTGTACGTGAATGTGCACAGGATGGGAGGATGCCGGCCTCCCGCCGGAAGAATGAATGTTGACGCGTTTTGAGAGGTGAAATATCCAGGCACCCACGCGTGCTGGTGTGTGCCGCTTGAGTTAGGTGATGTGCGGGTGCCTGCTGGTGTTCCTGTCGATTGCGCCCCGTCCGAGATTTCCCCACTTCGGATGGGACGTCGGCGATCATATGTTGAATGTTCAGATATATAAATGTATCACGTATTGCATGGCATTGACGCTATCACCAATGCAGAGCATGATGCCGGTCATGTCCGAAACCGATAAGTACTGGCCAGTATCACTCTGATCAGATATGAGGCCCTATCCTGAGGAGATCACTAAAATTATCGCCCGATTAAAGGCGAATCCCCGCGGGATGTCGGTCACCGATCTGTCCAGAGACCTCGCGATCAACAGGAATACGACCTCCCGATACCTCGACATGCTCCTCATCGCCGGCGAGGTGGAGATGCGGACCTACGGCAAGGCAAAGGTCTTCTACCCCTCGCAGCGGGTGCCCCTCTCGGCCATGATCAACTTCTCCTCAGACGGCGTGGCGATCCTGGACCGCACCCTCACCGTCGTCCAGGCAAACGACCGCATCCTCGAGATCGTCCGCGCCGGCCGGGACGACGTCATCGGAAAACCGATCGGGGAATCGCGCCTCTCGGCCTTTGATCACCCCCTGATCAGGGCGCGGATCGAAGACGCCCTCGGGGGCGACGACGTGGTCGAGGAGGTGAGGTTCCTCAGGACCGGGGGGGAACTCTACTTCAGAATGAAGATCCTGCCCACCGCCTTCAACGACGGCAGCCCCGGGATCACCATCATCCTCGAGGACATCACCAGCCAGAAACTCGCAGAGGAGGCGCTGCGCGCAGAGGAGGCAAAGTTCAGGGCGCTCGTCGAGGACATCAACGACATCATCTGGAATGTCGACGACGACTGGACCTTCTCCTATGTGAGCCCGAAGAGTTTCGATCTTCTGGGCTACGCCCCGGACGAGATGGTCGGGCGTTCTCTCCTCGATTTCGTCCCGGCCCCCGAACAGGAGCGGCTCTCAGAACGCCTCGCCGGACTCCTCGACCGGCCATTCTCCCTCCTCCCCATCCCCCTGCTTCACCGGAGCGGGAAGAGCCTCGTTTTTGAAGCGAGCGGGACCCCGGACTTCGACGAGATCGGGGATTTCGGTGGCTATCGCATGGTCGCAAGGGACGTCACCGAACGGCACCAGGCAGAGCGCCGGGTGCGGGGCTGGAAATCGTTTCTCCACTGCATCGTCCAGAACATCCCGGACATGGTCTTTGTCAGGGAGATCGCAGGCGGAAAGTATGTCTTTTTCAACCGTGCGGCAGAGGCGTTCGTCGGTGGGGCACCCGGGCGTCTCGCCGGAAAAGAGGAGGGCGAGATCTTCGGGCCCGATCTCGTCCCCCTCATCACCTGCGGCGAGGCGGAGATGCTCCTGAAGCAGATCCCGGTTGAATGCCCTGCAATGCCGGTCGTCTTCCAGAACGGGGAGACGCACCACCTGCAGACGAAAAAGATCCCGATCGCCGGGGATAGGGGCGAGATGAAATATGTCCTCACCATCGTGCGCGACATCACCGACCATGTCCGCGCCGACGCCCTCCTCGCGGACCAGCGCGACCTTGCAGAGGCCCTCGGTTCGGCCTCAGACCTC
Above is a window of Methanofollis tationis DNA encoding:
- a CDS encoding PAS domain S-box protein codes for the protein MRPYPEEITKIIARLKANPRGMSVTDLSRDLAINRNTTSRYLDMLLIAGEVEMRTYGKAKVFYPSQRVPLSAMINFSSDGVAILDRTLTVVQANDRILEIVRAGRDDVIGKPIGESRLSAFDHPLIRARIEDALGGDDVVEEVRFLRTGGELYFRMKILPTAFNDGSPGITIILEDITSQKLAEEALRAEEAKFRALVEDINDIIWNVDDDWTFSYVSPKSFDLLGYAPDEMVGRSLLDFVPAPEQERLSERLAGLLDRPFSLLPIPLLHRSGKSLVFEASGTPDFDEIGDFGGYRMVARDVTERHQAERRVRGWKSFLHCIVQNIPDMVFVREIAGGKYVFFNRAAEAFVGGAPGRLAGKEEGEIFGPDLVPLITCGEAEMLLKQIPVECPAMPVVFQNGETHHLQTKKIPIAGDRGEMKYVLTIVRDITDHVRADALLADQRDLAEALGSASDLRAALSICLDAAMQAAGVDAAAVYAVREEGRLERVAAFGLSAEAAARAEQIDGDEAGALIGGRAAAFPGDEDLRGTVTFTIVHGGMPVAVLVAGSRLTGLIPAAGVQALETIAAQAANVAGRILAQESVRIERDRAERYLDVAGVMIAGIRTDGTIERMNLTGCLALGYAETDLVGKNWFKTLVPARLRPRLEANFRRLMEGASPTPGEEKGSLLARDGCEIGVLWRNTIVRDHDGRITGLVTSGLISGPPAEDVY